TTGTCCCTCCAGCCATCAAGCCTCATTCCCTTTCGAAGAAGGTCAATCCCACACTGTAcgtcccttcctcctgcccactccccctcctctctcaggGCAGCCTGGCCCTGGAGTTCTCCTGCTTCTCTCGGCAAAAATCTTTCTCCTCGATTCATCTCCCATTCACTACCTGCAACTTCCTTGGTTTTTCTACTCAAGAATTCCATTAAAAGTGCTGTGGCTTCATTCTTTCCCCCTTTGGAAAACAGGATCTATGCCAAGAGCTCTCCATGCATTAGCTCATCTAATTCTCATAATAACTCTATGAGGAGTGTCCTGTGATTatgtgaggcccagagaagttgagtaacttgccctaGGCCACCCAGCTTGTAGGTGATAAGGCACAACATACATCCTGGGATGACTCACACCAGCACTCCTGTTCTTATCTGCTCTGCTCATTGCTCCTTAACCTCTTTAGCCCTGAAAATTGCCATGCGGCTGCATTCATCTCAGCAGGGTAGGAGGAGGCACTGGGAACTgggaagagggagaggcagtGTGAGCACGAAGGGCAGTCACAGGAAAGTGGGCACCACACCTGGGGCCCCACATGGGATGGTACAGGCCCATCTGAGCTTGGGCCACTACAGCAGGAGGTAGTTAGTGCCAGGGCAGGAAGTTCCATAAAAGCAGGATTAGTCTGGGCAGACAGACCTGCGGGCAGACAGAATGGAGGTCAAGCTTGACAAGCAGGAAGTTTGCACAGCTGGGAAACCAGTCAAGCCACAGATCCAGAAacctcacccctgccccacaTGCACTTCCAGATAGGACAGGGGTAGACTTTTCCATAGTCAGGTCACTCGGGGACATGGTGGCAAGTGGTAAGAATTAGATCCCATCATGGATTTAAGGGTCCCTTAACAATCTCAGCGTGGACCCTAAACAGCAGGGGTGAGGGTTTGGAGGAAAACTCTGTTTGGTATCCTTTCTAGGTTGGGGGAAGCATCAGAGGCCTAAGCCCCCAGATTACTTTGGGGAACAAGTGACCCAGCCATCCCCAGGGTGGGCAGGTCATCCTGGGTTTTGATCCAACTATACCAAGCCAGGAAGGAGATAAGGTGAACTGCTAGGAAGGTGTCCATCATTTATTAATACCCAGCTCCACATCACCTAGGGGACCCTGGAAGCCTCCAATGACTGTCTCCAAGAGATGGCCTGACACTGTCATCCCTTCCCTCCTGCACCCCTGACTTCTCAGCCTTGATAGCCCCAGTGGGTCCCCCTGGGAtgctctgctctcctcccacTAACCCTTTCCTGGCCAAGGCAGATGGAGGGGGCCTACCTGGGCCACACTGTGCTCAGTTAAGCCGCTGTCATCCGCCTGCAGGGAAGCAGAGTCAGGGTGGTCAGGCCAGGGCGAGGGTGTTGGGTGAAGAAAGAGAGGCGAGGGAAAGGGCCTTGGGGGTAGTGGCGGCGAACAGACGCAGTGATCAGGGGATCCAGAGCTGTACATGTATCACCGCTTAGTGGAAGTCCTAGAGCTTCTTGTTTGGGAGCCCAGGGCCCATCTATGGCACAAGGTGGGTGAGAGAATGAGGGGGAATAAAGATGAGAGGAAAGGTTTCATCCAGACATAAGAAGCCAAACTGGGCAGGGAGGTTCTATCTATACACCCCCAAGGCCAACCTCAAGGCCAAGGCAGCCACCAGGTGTCTCtgtgaggatttatttatttccccaGTCTGTACTTCCCACTAGGGAGGATGGTGAGGTGTTTGTGATTCTACAGGGGGAGAGGACAGAGATCTCTGTTACTAATTGACACTCCTCCAAACTGCTGCTCCCCCAACAAGTGCATCAACCCAGTGGTTGCTTCTGCTAGAGGAGCTTGGGTTCCCACCATCGGGGTTCTGGCAGCTCAGATACAGGGAGGACAGGAGGTGGAGAGGATGGGAAGGGTAGCCtggaggagatgggagggaggggggatgcAGGATGACTCTTACCCTAAAATTCACTTTCTGGATCACTTGCTGGGGGTCACTCTCCAGAATCACGCTACAAGATGAGAGAGAAACCGGGAGGAAAATCAGCCCCATGCTTCCCCCTGCCTCTGCTCCCTGCTAAGCCCTTCCCTTCCCCGCCGTATCCTACATTCCCCCTCCAAGGTACCTTCCTGCTGATACTCCTCAAGCCAGAGCCCTCCCTCTCCACGGAGTACCCTCAGCTCTGATTCTCCCACACTTCATCATCACTGGGCAAACACTTAGAGATCAGGTGAGGGCAGGCCCGTCTAGAACAATCAGGTTGtcaaaagcagggactcaaaaaCTGAGACCTCTAGAGAGTTCACTTCACCTCTGGGTCTAGGGATGGATTCAGAtgcagggaaggaagagaggcccCCCCCCCTGGGGTCCCTATCTTGTTTCACTATTATTTTATGCCACAGGGTCATGCCACACATGAAAGAAATGGAACTCCAAAAATCAGAATCTACCTTCCCTTTTGACAGACCCAGTTATGGAGGCTCTCCTCGGCTAGTTGACACTCTTTCATGATGCCCTGGGGGTGTTCTGAAGccatgtgtgggtgtgtgcaggGGTGAGAGCCAGTCCCTGTGGGTAGGTTAGGGCCCACGGGGACTGAGTGACTGCCCTCCTTACCCAGGGAGGCTCCTCCAGGGCAGAAGGAAgtgaacaaacatttcttgagagCCTCTCCCAGGCCCATCACAGGGGCACTTGCAGCCCCAGATCCCTCACCAGGGGTCCTTTAGACAGAGCATCCTAGGCCAAGGCTCCAGTTCAGGTGTTGCCTCCACTGACACTTCCCTGATTTTCACTGGAGGGAAACTGTGAGCCCCTCAGGGGGCAGAAACTGGGCCTTCTAGGGGCACAGACCGGAAGCTGATAAAGCTTACACCCTCCCTTGTGAAGGTCCTTCCAAGGCCCTGCACCTCATTTGTAtttgtaattgtgtgtgtgtgtgtgctttgctTTCCTTAAAGACAGTCTACCAAGTTGTATATGCAAATTGTATATTCCACAAAACCTGGTTTTATTCCCCTCGCTCTTGGGTCCTAGCAATTAGCACAAGGCCTTGCAGCAGCACCAGCAGGAAGTCAATAGCCgtagagggaaggagggaggaaccCCACAGTACCCCACCTCCCAGAGCCCCTGTCCCCCAGCAGTGTGGTACAGTGCTGTGGAAAGAGCACAATCTCTGGAAACATGCACATGTTTTAGATCTTGGCCCTGCCACTccctagccatgtgaccttggggacttgaatctctgagcctctgtttcctcatctattaaatggatGGAATGACAGAGGCCTGTGGATGTCTTTCAGGTGATCCGTTTCCATTACCCTTTGCCCCAGAGCcagaacttctttttttccctgagtaTTGCGCCACCCCCATGGAAATTCACTAACCAACCCTTCTCATAAGAGTTCCCACCCTCCTAAGACTATAATCTTATGCCAATAgtaggaaacatttattgaaggaaAACCATGTGCTTCACTTGCATCACCTTATTTAATCCCACACCCTTTGAGGCAGTTCCCTTACTGTCTCCATTTGAAAGATGGAGACAGTAAGGAAAGTAAGTAACTGGCCCAGGTCACACGTCTAGTTGGTGTTGGAATGAACCTCTAAGAGCAGGAGGTGTGGCAGCAGCAGGGCTTGGCCTGAAGGAAGTCTTCCCAGGAAGGGGCAAGTATCTGTGCTGCCTGCTTCTCCTGGGTGCTGGAAATCAAACCCCAAACCCTGCCCAGTCAACAGTCAGCCATAGTTGGACATCAGATTACTTTCTTGGGTGCTTCTCTTTGGCTAACACTGAAGTCAACCTCCATCCTcatgagtggggtgggggggggagggacaCCGGGAAtatgctgggggaagggagggagaagttgGCCAGAGAGCCAACAGTGAGCTGGGTGCAACCTAGAGCTGATGACTTTCAAGGGCACCTCCCGCTGTGAGTGTCCCTGatcagcccctcttccctcccctcctcctcacccgCCATCCACAATCTCGTCCAGCACCAGAAAGGCTCCGTCCATGTTCTCCAGCAACCAGCGCTTCTCCACGTTCTTCCTGAAGGCAGACACAGCTCTGGAACCTCCCCATGGCCAGGAGAAGCCGGGTCCCTGCCTAGGTGAGGCGGACCCGCTCTCTCCAAAGATTGCCTTATTTCCCACCGCCCATCCCCCGCACAAGCACAGGGAAGGAGGATGTCAAGGGCAGTGAGGGCAGCACCTGGGCAAGGGACCCCTGCCCAGAGCACGGGTCTGCTTCCTTGAGCTCCTCTTGCCCACTGCCTCACACTTTGAGCAGGGACCCTGTGCCCACCCTTAAGCATTTCTTAGGACTTCAGGTACTACAGCCTTACTGTAGTTAATTGTATCGACtgtgaacatttatttttggGTTATCTGCGTTTGGTTTACCCAGGCCACGTTCACTGGGGTAGATACCAGATCACCGAATGGCGGTGGAGGGAAAGTCACCCTGAGCTTCAAGTCAAAAGACCTGAGTTTTTATCTCTGATATAAATAGCTTGTAACCTCAGGCAAATCACTTAGTTTCTCTAGACCTCATTTTCTGGCCATACCATTGCTTGATCAGGTAAAGGGCAGGGTCCTTGCAGAAGGATGCTCTGGCTCTAGCCTTAGTCTTGTGGGGACTTCAGGAGAAAAGCAGGGAGGAAGGGTCGCGCCTCTGTGATGTACCAAGGTCTGGGGGATGGGAGCCTTGGAGGATAGAGGACCTCACTCACCTTAACACATGGTTCAGGGACTCAAACAGGCAGGTAAGAACAGACATGAGCATCAGCTGGGGGTGGGCAGATAATGGGAGGAGGAAAACAAGAGAGCTTGAGGTTGAGAAGGCCAAAAGGAAACCTCAGAGCCTGACTGTGTGGGCAGCTGTCCCTCTTCAGAGAGGACATGGCTGGAGCCTGACTGCAATTTGACCTGagagggcccctcccctccccgtgtTTGGGTTGGAAGCACTGGAGTGACTGCTGTGGGACACTCAGCACATCCTTCTCCAGTGATGTTTAAGACACAGAGGCTCTCTGCAGAGGACTCCGTTTCTGGTACCCAAGGAATCTAAGGAACATCATGGATATGCACTGTTCCAGAATGAACCATTCTGGCTGCTCCCAGTTCCCCAGAGTCTAGAAGGAGGGGTACCAGTGGTGAGGCTCCCAGCTTCTACCCCAGAATCCAAGCCTCCTTGTCACTCCAACCTCCTGAATTCACCTCGTTCTCGTAGGATGAGCCCACCACATACAGGAAGAGGTCAATGCTGCTCTTGTAGACGATGGTCATGCCCCCGAAAAATGCAATCTCACCTAGAAGAGTGGGGGGCGGGGTGTCTCAGTTCTGGTCACCTCTgcctggcccctcctccccatctccagcTCTGTGCCTCTTGCCctatttccttcttccccttccagAGAACCTTTGcaaaggaaattccctggtggtccagtggttaggactccacactttcactgccaagggcccggggttcaatccctggtcagggaattaagatcccacaagctgtgaggccaaacaaacaaagaacccTTGCAAAGACTAGCACCCTTGGAAAGACGCACGCTAGGGACACTACCATTAGGCTACTCTgtgtccctccccccaccctctacTCCATTCCTAGCACCTGACTGCCTCATTCTAAGAAGTCAACAAACCTGGTTCAAGGCTGACCTTTTGCCCACCATATGCAATGCCTAAGACGAGCCCCAGGCTAGTGCGGGCCCCTTCCACTGAGAGAAGTCCAGGCATGCCAGAAGCAGGAAGAGGGGGGGTTGAGAGGGAGGGGAGTGAAGGCTcaccagaagaagagagaagagaacagctgagcaggagaggaaaaagcacctctgaagaaaagggaatggCCTGTGGGTGTATGAGGCCGACGGGGACAGATGTGTCCAGATGAAGATGATGGTGTGCATCTGAAAGTTCTGCACGAGCAAAAGGCGGACACTTACTGTCAGTCCGGCTGGTCTTGTTGAAGACATTTTTCTCGAAGGCCATCTGCTCCTTCATGGAGGGGAATGTGTCATCATAATACTAggtgaaagggaaggagaaaaggtgaCAGCTGTTCCACAGAGCTTCCTCCCTGGATGGGTGGCAGGGAATGGTAGGTGCTGGCCAAGCGGGACCCTGCTGCTGTGCCCCATCTTCCCTTGACTGCCCTCTAGGCCTGTCTGCTTACTGTTTCCCCATAAACACAAATTCTGAGCAAAGAAAGTCATGAAAAGTAGAAGAATTTTGAGGCCTTCTTGTGGAGTCctgtcctgatttcttttttctttctttctttctttttttttttttttgcggtacgcgggcctctcactgttgcggcctctcccgttgcggagcacaggctccggacgcgcaggctcagcggccatggctcacgggcccagccgctccgcggcatgtgggatcttcccagaccggggcacgaacccgtgtcccttgcatcggcaggcggactctcaaccactgcgccaccagggaagcccctgtactgaTTTCTTGAAGGCCTTTGTACATTCCGCAGATGTGCAGCGTGCTAAAGACTGCGGTGGTCACTAGGCCACACTGTTTCTACACTAACCTGAGTCTACAGGAAAGAAGGCAGAGCCAGGGGCCCTTTAACACAATAATATCACAACAGCTACTTTATTATCCACATTATatggatgtggaaactgaggcgtGAAGTCAGGTAACTTCCCGGACATCTCACAGTTGTAAGGGACAGAGTTGGGATTGAACGCCAACGATGGTCTGACTTCAGACAGGGTTATGGTGAAGATGAACTATCTAAGGGAAAGTTCCTGGCACACACTGCCTAATTAAGTCAAGgctgttttgtttgggtttggtgAGACTCTCTCTCTGACTCAGTTCCTGCATCTGAACATGGATGTGATCTGCTGGGAGGAGGCCCTGGAACTTCTGGTTGCCGAGCCACCTCTGACCAGCTGCGGCAAGAGATGGTCAGCTCAGCTTTCAATTTTCCGAATGTGGATTTTGCCACTTACTACCCCATCTGCAGGCAAATTAGCAGTCTCCCTGCTGGCCACTGCTGTGGTGAACAAGCTCATTTCAATGTCATGAAGTCAAAAAGTTTCAACCCATACAAACGAAAAATCTAT
The Physeter macrocephalus isolate SW-GA unplaced genomic scaffold, ASM283717v5 random_108, whole genome shotgun sequence genome window above contains:
- the COPZ2 gene encoding coatomer subunit zeta-2 isoform X5 — protein: MYLSQRYLPGVKRQTGLCLCFLLSCFPAGQPADVGAKQTHKSERRQELQEPSLYTIKAVFILDNDGHRLLAKYYDDTFPSMKEQMAFEKNVFNKTSRTDSEIAFFGGMTIVYKSSIDLFLYVVGSSYENELMLMSVLTCLFESLNHVLRKNVEKRWLLENMDGAFLVLDEIVDGGVILESDPQQVIQKVNFRADDSGLTEHSVAQVLQSAKEQIKWSLLK
- the COPZ2 gene encoding coatomer subunit zeta-2 isoform X6, with translation MQRPEAWPRPHPGEGAAAAPAGGPAPPARGREPAGLRLQEPSLYTIKAVFILDNDGHRLLAKYYDDTFPSMKEQMAFEKNVFNKTSRTDSEIAFFGGMTIVYKSSIDLFLYVVGSSYENELMLMSVLTCLFESLNHVLRKNVEKRWLLENMDGAFLVLDEIVDGGVILESDPQQVIQKVNFRADDSGLTEHSVAQVLQSAKEQIKWSLLK
- the COPZ2 gene encoding coatomer subunit zeta-2 isoform X7, translated to MQRPEAWPRPHPGEGAAAAPAGGPAPPARGREPAGLREPSLYTIKAVFILDNDGHRLLAKYYDDTFPSMKEQMAFEKNVFNKTSRTDSEIAFFGGMTIVYKSSIDLFLYVVGSSYENELMLMSVLTCLFESLNHVLRKNVEKRWLLENMDGAFLVLDEIVDGGVILESDPQQVIQKVNFRADDSGLTEHSVAQVLQSAKEQIKWSLLK
- the COPZ2 gene encoding coatomer subunit zeta-2 isoform X8; translation: MRGALGFEEPRRARGRRGGGRSAGLQEPSLYTIKAVFILDNDGHRLLAKYYDDTFPSMKEQMAFEKNVFNKTSRTDSEIAFFGGMTIVYKSSIDLFLYVVGSSYENELMLMSVLTCLFESLNHVLRKNVEKRWLLENMDGAFLVLDEIVDGGVILESDPQQVIQKVNFRADDSGLTEHSVAQVLQSAKEQIKWSLLK
- the COPZ2 gene encoding coatomer subunit zeta-2 isoform X1 produces the protein MYLSQRYLPGVKRQTGLCLCFLLSCFPAGQPADVGAKQTHKSERRQELQEPSLYTIKAVFILDNDGHRLLAKYYDDTFPSMKEQMAFEKNVFNKTSRTDSKCPPFARAELSDAHHHLHLDTSVPVGLIHPQAIPFSSEVLFPLLLSCSLLSSSGEIAFFGGMTIVYKSSIDLFLYVVGSSYENELMLMSVLTCLFESLNHVLRKNVEKRWLLENMDGAFLVLDEIVDGGVILESDPQQVIQKVNFRADDSGLTEHSVAQVLQSAKEQIKWSLLK
- the COPZ2 gene encoding coatomer subunit zeta-2 isoform X3, whose product is MGPPIKWGEGPIARRSGPLGRAPTARRLLELQEPSLYTIKAVFILDNDGHRLLAKYYDDTFPSMKEQMAFEKNVFNKTSRTDSKCPPFARAELSDAHHHLHLDTSVPVGLIHPQAIPFSSEVLFPLLLSCSLLSSSGEIAFFGGMTIVYKSSIDLFLYVVGSSYENELMLMSVLTCLFESLNHVLRKNVEKRWLLENMDGAFLVLDEIVDGGVILESDPQQVIQKVNFRADDSGLTEHSVAQVLQSAKEQIKWSLLK
- the COPZ2 gene encoding coatomer subunit zeta-2 isoform X2, coding for MQRPEAWPRPHPGEGAAAAPAGGPAPPARGREPAGLRLQEPSLYTIKAVFILDNDGHRLLAKYYDDTFPSMKEQMAFEKNVFNKTSRTDSKCPPFARAELSDAHHHLHLDTSVPVGLIHPQAIPFSSEVLFPLLLSCSLLSSSGEIAFFGGMTIVYKSSIDLFLYVVGSSYENELMLMSVLTCLFESLNHVLRKNVEKRWLLENMDGAFLVLDEIVDGGVILESDPQQVIQKVNFRADDSGLTEHSVAQVLQSAKEQIKWSLLK
- the COPZ2 gene encoding coatomer subunit zeta-2 isoform X4; translation: MYLSQRYLPGVKRQTGLCLCFLLSCFPAGQPADVGAKQTHKSERRQELQEPSLYTIKAVFILDNDGHRLLAKYYDDTFPSMKEQMAFEKNVFNKTSRTDSKCPPFARAELSDAHHHLHLDTSVPVGLIHPQAIPFSSEVLFPLLLSCSLLSSSGEIAFFGGMTIVYKSSIDLFLYVVGSSYENELMLMSVLTCLFESLNHVLRKNVEKRWLLENMDGAFLVLDEIVDGGVILESDPQQVIQKVNFRMGPGLPNKKL